A part of Uloborus diversus isolate 005 chromosome 6, Udiv.v.3.1, whole genome shotgun sequence genomic DNA contains:
- the LOC129224144 gene encoding uncharacterized protein LOC129224144, whose product MAPTKEKSKIPLVFQTQIKEIKRYSESVDDVIESNNIQKVLAFKGNILKCLERLEDNYYEFSVLESFVEDVEYENFTNSKDLADLTLEKIESYLTSINSKLQFEDDKSKVNAYSNINLPKYDLPQFAGDFNSWLSFKSIFSSSIDSNESLTDIQKLQQRHHTVLHQFQSSPREIPVCNSNQNLAVTSDQNVVQPLATSQEQFCLAGQMNYSNSILLSTAIVRVKNSQGQYLAQEEIKQFPEASKVALEDFYVDDLLTGTNSKEDAKKLVSQVIELMKKGDSQIVLDWLKSSPSRWKTFVANRISKIQKMTSEASWQHVKSQENPADCASRGIAASKLKVHKLWWSGPQWLSQDFLHFPSIDLSTSSEEDVKCEKSSTVLTNVSTSSQGSYFLEIIAKYSSFSRLIRVIAWCQRFIKNCRSSRVTGVLTSKEVDDATKIVIQTVQESQFHSEIRLLKKRHPLPNSSKLLPLGIFLDTDGIIKVGGRLKNSSLSPIQKHPILLPKSHHFTNLVIQYFHHISLHSGPQITLCCIRQKFWIPSGRGVVGRLLSKCQTCFRFRAKSGEQLMGNLPANRFSAGRAFFNVGIDFGGPFITKPNVPRSKVKLKSYLALFICMATKAVHLEVVSDLSTDAFLAAFRRFISRRGKPINMFSDNATNFKGASSYLKEQFKLIKSVEVQNFVTQESIKWHFIPPTAPHVGGLWEAGIKSTKQLLNKTMKSAVLNFEELVTLVTQIEACLNSRPLTPLSNDPQDLQPLTPGHFLIGAPMTSFPEEVPSQPACLRKRWNLIQHLRGQFWRRWHLEYLNQLQQRTKWKKPRRNLRVNDLVLLKEDNLPPLQWSLGRVVQVFLGDDGAVRVVDVKTQRGQFRRPITKCCLLPTED is encoded by the exons ATGGCTCctactaaagaaaaaagtaaaataccatTAGTGTTCCAAACTCAGATaaaagaaatcaaaaggtatTCTGAAAGTGTTGATGATGTAATAGAGTCTAATAATATTCAGAAAGTTCTTGCCTTTAAAGGTAATATATTAAAATGTCTAGAAAGGTTAGAAGACAATTATTATGagttttctgttttggaaagctTTGTGGAAGATGTAGAATATGAAAACTTTACTAATTCTAAAGATTTGGCTGATTTGACATTGGAAAAAATTGAGTCATATTTAACTAGTATTAATAGCAAGCTACAATTCGAAGACGATAAATCGAAAGTGAATGCTTATTCTAACATAAATCTTCCTAAATATGATCTTCCACAATTCGCAGGTGATTTCAACTCTTGGTTGAGTTTTAAATCTATATTCTCTAGTTCAATTGATTCTAATGAATCTTTAACAGATATTCAAAAACTGCA GCAAAGACATCACACTGTACTTCACCAGTTCCAAAGTAGTCCTAGAGAAATCCCTGTCTGTAATTCAAATCAGAATCTAGCTGTTACTAGTGACCAGAATGTAGTTCAGCCATTGGCTACATCTCAGGAACAGTTTTGCCTTGCAGGACAAATGAATTATTCCAATTCAATTTTGCTCTCTACAGCCATTGTTAGAGTTAAGAATAGTCAAGGACAATAT CTAGCTCAAGAAGAAATCAAGCAATTTCCAGAGGCATCTAAAGTTGCTCTAGAGGACTTCTATGTAGATGATCTTCTGACAGGAACAAATTCGAAAGAGGACGCCAAGAAATTAGTAAGTCAAGTAATCGAACTCATGAAGAAAGGAG ACTCGCAAATTGTTTTGGATTGGTTGAAATCATCTCCCAGCAGATGGAAAACCTTTGTTGCCAATCgtatctcaaaaattcaaaaaatgacttCTGAAGCATCCTGGCAACATGTGAAGAGTCAAGAAAATCCTGCCGATTGTGCTTCACGAGGTATTGCAGCTTCCAAGCTAAAAGTTCATAAACTGTGGTGGTCTGGGCCACAGTGGCTAAGTCAGGATTTTTTACACTTTCCATCAATTGATTTGTCGACTTCCTCTGAAGAAGACGTGAAATGTGAGAAGTCATCCACCGTTCTTACTAATGTCTCAACATCAAGTCAAGGCAGCTATTTTTTGGAAATCATAGCTAAGTATTCATCATTCTCACGTTTAATCCGAGTCATAGCTTGGTGTCAAAGATTCATCAAAAATTGCAGATCCTCTAGAGTTACTGGTGTGCTAACATCAAAAGAGGTAGATGATGCTACCAAGATAGTTATTCAAACTGTACAAGAATCACAGTTTCATTCCGAAATTCGACTCTTAAAGAAGAGACATCCTCTTCCCAACAGCAGCAAGCTTCTGCCTCTAGGTATTTTTCTGGACACAGATGGAATAATCAAAGTTGGAGGAAGATTAAAAAATTCGAGCCTGAGTCCAATTCAAAAACACCCAATCCTCCTTCCTAAGAGCCATCACTTCACTAATCTGGTCATTCAGTATTTTCATCATATCAGTTTGCACAGTGGACCTCAAATTACCTTATGCTGCATTCGACAGAAATTCTGGATTCCTTCTGGCAGAGGAGTAGTCGGAAGACTTTTATCCAAGTGCCAAACCTGCTTTCGCTTCAGAGCTAAATCGGGTGAGCAGCTCATGGGGAATTTGCCTGCAAATAGGTTCAGCGCTGGCAGAGCGTTTTTTAACGTTGGCATCGACTTTGGAGGACCATTCATCACCAAACCCAACGTTCCCCGaagcaaagtaaaattaaaatcctacCTAGCGCTCTTCATTTGCATGGCAACAAAGGCTGTGCACCTTGAGGTTGTTTCGGACCTCTCAACAGATGCCTTTTTGGCAGCATTCCGGCGCTTCATATCCAGACGAGGAAAACCTATCAACATGTTTTCCGACAATGCAACTAACTTCAAAGGAGCCTCTTCATATCTAAAGGAACAGTTCAAGCTAATCAAATCTGTTGAAGTGCAGAACTTTGTAACTCAAGAATCCATTAAATGGCACTTCATACCCCCCACGGCACCTCACGTCGGCGGACTCTGGGAAGCTGGCATCAAATCGACCAAGCAGCTtctaaataaaacaatgaaatcagCTGTTCTGAACTTTGAAGAGCTTGTGACATTGGTAACGCAGATTGAAGCATGCTTAAACTCAAGGCCTCTAACTCCTCTGTCTAATGACCCTCAAGACTTGCAACCTCTTACGCCAGGACATTTCTTGATTGGTGCTCCAATGACTTCTTTTCCAGAAGAGGTCCCTTCACAACCAGCGTGCTTAAGGAAGCGATGGAATTTAATTCAACATCTCCGAGGTCAGTTCTGGAGGAGATGGCACCTGGAGTACCTAAATCAATTACAACAAAGAACCAAGTGGAAGAAACCAAGACGAAACCTGAGAGTCAACGATTTGGTCCTTCTGAAGGAGGACAATCTCCCACCTCTGCAATGGAGCCTAGGCAGAGTTGTTCAAGTATTTCTTGGAGACGATGGTGCTGTTCGAGTCGTGGATGTCAAGACCCAACGAGGACAATTCAGACGCCCTATTACCAAGTGTTGCCTACTGCCAACGGAAGACTGA